The Cellulomonas sp. S1-8 genome has a window encoding:
- a CDS encoding VWA domain-containing protein — MRPTDRWRLVLGRYAEDRLPPPQDPRGSRYEAALDYLYGREYAGRGGRGDDGPGDQAVPGPGSLDPSAPSVVDWLGEVRELFPRESVETIERHALDRYGLTELVTDPEVLARIEPSEALLRTLLSLKGQLDPAVLGEVRRIVRAVVEDLRRRLAQEIHQALTGRVSQHRHSPHAVAANFDPRGTIRANLRHWDAAGGRLVVERPLFFQRNTRRIPWEVVLLVDQSGSMVGSVIHSAVMAGILSGLPAYRLRLVVFDTSVVDLTDLAGDPVELLMTVQLGGGTNIARAVTYAGQAIDNPARAVVVLVSDFCEGGPPSQLVAAVRRLVEARVTTIGLAALDGTAHPAYDRAMAQQLADVGMPVAALTPGKLAEWLAEVTAR; from the coding sequence GTGAGACCGACCGACCGGTGGCGCCTCGTCCTGGGCCGGTACGCCGAGGACCGACTGCCTCCCCCGCAGGACCCGCGCGGGTCCCGGTACGAGGCCGCCCTGGACTACCTGTACGGCCGGGAGTACGCCGGTCGCGGGGGTCGGGGCGACGACGGGCCGGGCGACCAGGCGGTTCCCGGCCCGGGCTCCCTCGACCCGTCCGCACCGTCCGTCGTCGACTGGCTGGGCGAGGTGCGCGAGCTGTTCCCGCGGGAGAGCGTCGAGACGATCGAGCGGCACGCGCTGGACCGGTACGGCCTGACCGAGCTGGTCACCGACCCCGAGGTGCTCGCCCGGATCGAGCCCAGCGAGGCGCTCCTCAGGACGCTGCTGTCGTTGAAGGGCCAGCTCGACCCGGCGGTGCTGGGCGAGGTGCGCCGGATCGTCCGCGCGGTCGTCGAGGACCTGCGCCGCCGCCTCGCGCAGGAGATCCACCAGGCGCTGACCGGCCGGGTCAGCCAGCACCGGCACTCCCCGCACGCCGTCGCCGCCAACTTCGACCCGCGCGGGACCATCCGCGCGAACCTGCGGCACTGGGACGCGGCCGGCGGGCGCCTCGTCGTCGAGCGCCCCCTGTTCTTCCAGCGCAACACCCGCCGGATCCCGTGGGAGGTCGTCCTGCTGGTCGACCAGAGCGGGTCGATGGTCGGGTCCGTCATCCACAGCGCGGTGATGGCCGGGATCCTGTCCGGGCTGCCGGCCTACCGGCTGCGGCTCGTCGTCTTCGACACCAGCGTCGTCGACCTCACCGACCTCGCCGGTGACCCCGTCGAGCTGCTCATGACCGTGCAGCTCGGCGGCGGCACGAACATCGCGCGGGCGGTCACGTACGCCGGGCAGGCCATCGACAACCCGGCGCGGGCCGTCGTGGTGCTGGTGAGCGACTTCTGCGAGGGTGGTCCGCCGTCGCAGCTGGTCGCGGCCGTGCGGCGCCTCGTCGAGGCGCGGGTGACGACGATCGGTCTGGCCGCCCTCGACGGGACCGCGCACCCGGCGTACGACCGCGCGATGGCCCAGCAGCTCGCCGACGTCGGGATGCCGGTCGCCGCCCTCACCCCGGGAAAGCTCGCGGAGTGGCTCGCGGAGGTGACTGCGCGATGA
- a CDS encoding DUF5682 family protein, translating into MTSRPTDALPTGADVRALAARLVTDDVVVVPVRHHSPACARAVAAAFARFAPSHVLIEGPRSLTSLVDLLCHPEARYPLAVYAWSRPAGRATAPGEGHGGYYPFCDYSPELVAARLGHAAGVPVTFCDLEVGEQAAAAAGAVLPGAGSLQREEYAHSRSLTALAERLGCRDHEDLWELLFESGPEDGPEDGLDAHLAAMTAYCLLARHDSTEAELDREGTRQREAEMVWHVQQAVAGRAPGAGPVMVVVGGFHAVALPDLLASPPARPVVDVGDVEEGHALVRYGFDRLDRLAGYASGMTSPGWHQRIWDEHLRGSLPDAARSSATLTTLLDLADELRTRHRTPVATPTLVAAHRQTLLLADLRGRPAPLRSDLVDAVTSCLVQGDADVEGVVVASATRRVLTGDRVGRVPPGTGTPPLVRDTLARLRDLHLDTDATEPRTLALDLYRNAGHRRTSRVLHGLVMLGVPFAQRVAGPDFVRGTGLTRLQERWTYLWSPSTEGVLAEVSMLGSTLDEAVEARFAALVAEVTRDGATPPSGRAVSLLAQGAVVGLHERTAPVVRLVREAVGAETSFVDAVHAAGALALLADGREAVESARLVGLAGLVTHAYARCLYLGGQLQGDEEPPDGVASALSRLRELLASPGGQDLDAQPFWELVDRLRHTHDRAMVRGAAAGLASTAGRLDAEGLARDVAGHLAGSIDAHEAVGFVRGLFATARETVWQESGVVTALDSRLVDWDQPTFLSTLPDLRLAFAGLTPRESDRVAERVAALHGGERPDAAVRRDVDAGTVQALAELSHQLLDVLERDGLGAWAGRAQP; encoded by the coding sequence TTGACCAGCCGGCCGACCGACGCGCTGCCGACCGGCGCGGACGTGCGGGCGCTGGCCGCCCGGCTCGTGACCGACGACGTCGTCGTGGTCCCCGTGCGGCACCACAGCCCCGCCTGCGCGCGGGCGGTCGCCGCGGCGTTCGCGCGCTTCGCCCCGTCGCACGTGCTCATCGAGGGACCGCGCAGCCTCACCAGCCTGGTCGACCTGCTCTGCCACCCCGAGGCGCGCTACCCGCTCGCCGTGTACGCGTGGTCCCGGCCGGCCGGGCGTGCCACCGCCCCCGGGGAGGGGCACGGCGGGTACTACCCGTTCTGCGACTACTCCCCGGAGCTCGTCGCCGCCCGGCTGGGGCACGCAGCCGGCGTGCCCGTCACGTTCTGCGACCTCGAGGTCGGCGAGCAGGCCGCCGCGGCGGCCGGCGCGGTGCTCCCCGGGGCCGGGTCGCTGCAGCGCGAGGAGTACGCCCACAGCCGGTCCCTGACCGCGCTCGCCGAGCGCCTGGGCTGCCGCGACCACGAGGACCTGTGGGAGCTGCTGTTCGAGTCGGGCCCCGAGGACGGCCCCGAGGACGGCCTGGACGCGCACCTCGCGGCGATGACGGCGTACTGCCTGCTCGCGCGGCACGACAGCACCGAGGCGGAGCTGGACCGCGAGGGCACGCGGCAGCGCGAGGCGGAGATGGTGTGGCACGTGCAGCAGGCCGTGGCCGGACGGGCCCCGGGCGCGGGTCCGGTCATGGTCGTCGTCGGGGGCTTCCACGCCGTCGCGCTGCCGGACCTGCTCGCGTCCCCACCCGCCCGACCGGTGGTGGACGTGGGGGACGTCGAGGAAGGGCACGCGCTCGTCCGCTACGGCTTCGACCGCCTCGACCGGTTGGCCGGGTACGCCAGCGGGATGACGTCGCCGGGGTGGCACCAGCGCATCTGGGACGAGCACCTGCGCGGCAGCCTCCCCGACGCAGCCCGCAGCAGCGCGACGCTCACCACGCTCCTCGACCTCGCGGACGAGCTGCGGACCCGCCACCGCACGCCCGTCGCGACACCGACGCTGGTCGCCGCGCACCGGCAGACGCTCCTGCTCGCCGACCTGCGGGGACGCCCGGCGCCGCTGCGCAGCGACCTCGTCGACGCGGTGACGAGCTGCCTGGTGCAGGGCGACGCCGACGTCGAGGGCGTCGTCGTGGCGTCGGCGACGCGACGCGTGCTCACGGGCGACCGCGTGGGCCGCGTCCCCCCGGGCACCGGCACCCCGCCGCTGGTCCGGGACACCCTCGCGCGCCTGCGCGACCTGCACCTCGACACCGACGCGACTGAGCCACGCACGCTGGCGCTCGACCTGTACCGCAACGCCGGGCACCGGCGCACCAGCCGGGTGCTGCACGGCCTGGTCATGCTCGGGGTCCCGTTCGCGCAGCGCGTCGCCGGGCCGGACTTCGTGCGCGGGACGGGCCTGACCCGGCTGCAGGAGCGGTGGACCTACCTGTGGAGCCCCTCGACCGAGGGGGTGCTCGCGGAGGTCTCGATGCTCGGGTCCACGCTGGACGAGGCTGTGGAGGCGCGGTTCGCCGCGCTGGTCGCCGAGGTGACGCGGGACGGCGCGACGCCGCCGAGCGGGCGGGCTGTCTCCCTGCTCGCCCAGGGTGCCGTCGTCGGGCTGCACGAGCGGACGGCGCCGGTGGTGCGGCTGGTGCGCGAGGCGGTGGGCGCCGAGACCTCGTTCGTCGACGCGGTGCACGCGGCCGGCGCACTGGCGCTGCTGGCGGACGGCAGGGAGGCCGTGGAGTCGGCGCGGCTCGTCGGGCTGGCGGGCCTGGTGACGCACGCGTACGCGCGGTGCCTGTACCTGGGCGGGCAGCTCCAGGGCGACGAGGAGCCCCCGGACGGGGTGGCGTCCGCGCTGTCCCGCCTGCGCGAGCTGCTCGCCTCCCCCGGCGGGCAGGACCTCGACGCGCAACCGTTCTGGGAGCTCGTCGACCGCCTGCGCCACACGCACGACCGGGCGATGGTGCGGGGCGCCGCGGCAGGGCTGGCCTCCACCGCGGGCCGGCTCGACGCCGAGGGTCTGGCACGGGACGTCGCCGGCCACCTGGCCGGGTCGATCGACGCGCACGAGGCGGTCGGGTTCGTCCGCGGGCTGTTCGCGACTGCGCGCGAGACGGTGTGGCAGGAGTCCGGTGTGGTGACGGCCCTGGACTCGCGGCTCGTCGACTGGGACCAGCCGACGTTCCTGTCGACGCTGCCGGACCTGCGCCTCGCCTTCGCCGGCCTGACACCGCGCGAGTCGGACCGCGTCGCCGAGCGCGTGGCGGCGCTGCACGGCGGGGAGCGACCCGACGCCGCGGTGCGCCGCGACGTCGACGCGGGCACCGTCCAGGCCCTCGCGGAGCTGTCCCACCAGCTCCTCGACGTGCTCGAGCGCGACGGCCTGGGTGCCTGGGCGGGCCGGGCGCAGCCGTGA
- a CDS encoding ATP-binding protein produces MTADPTTPVLRAPAEVQFAAELAALATADTGSRPAGWRLTPRAVRAFVVGDRALGVTRKFYGDDALVDRCVVTLMSSRGLLLVGEPGTAKSMLSELFAAAVSGDSTCTVQGSSGTTDDQITYSWNYALLLAEGPTPRALVRGPLHRAMTDGAVCRFEEVTRVQPEIQDVLIGVMSDKVLHVPELGGPEAVVFAARGFNILATANLRDRGVHEMSSALKRRFNFETVRPIRDRDLERRLILEQTAELLAHADIDTRLTPDVVDLLVTAFHDLRDGVTADGVAVERPTAVMSSAEAVAVGYAAALDAHWFGDGDVGGAHVARQLIGTVLKDNPEDGTKLQHYFDVVVRPRAKKDRRWRSVLETRGELDR; encoded by the coding sequence ATGACCGCCGACCCGACCACCCCCGTCCTGCGCGCACCGGCCGAGGTGCAGTTCGCCGCCGAGCTCGCGGCCCTCGCCACCGCCGACACCGGCAGCCGACCCGCCGGGTGGCGCCTGACGCCGCGCGCCGTCCGCGCCTTCGTCGTCGGGGACCGGGCGCTCGGGGTGACCCGCAAGTTCTACGGCGACGACGCGCTCGTCGACCGGTGCGTCGTCACGCTCATGAGCAGCCGGGGGCTGCTGCTGGTCGGTGAGCCCGGGACGGCCAAGTCGATGCTGTCCGAGCTGTTCGCCGCCGCGGTCTCCGGCGACTCGACCTGCACGGTGCAGGGCAGCTCCGGCACGACCGACGACCAGATCACCTACTCCTGGAACTACGCGCTGCTGCTCGCCGAGGGCCCCACGCCCCGCGCCCTGGTCCGCGGGCCGCTGCACCGGGCCATGACCGACGGTGCCGTGTGCCGCTTCGAGGAGGTCACGCGCGTCCAGCCGGAGATCCAGGACGTCCTCATCGGCGTGATGTCGGACAAGGTGCTGCACGTCCCCGAGCTGGGCGGCCCCGAGGCCGTCGTGTTCGCCGCCCGCGGGTTCAACATCCTGGCCACCGCGAACCTGCGCGACCGCGGCGTCCACGAGATGTCGAGCGCGCTGAAGCGCCGGTTCAACTTCGAGACCGTGCGCCCCATCCGCGACCGGGACCTCGAACGCCGGCTCATCCTGGAGCAGACGGCCGAGCTGCTCGCGCACGCCGACATCGACACCCGGCTGACCCCGGACGTCGTGGACCTGCTGGTCACGGCCTTCCACGACCTGCGCGACGGGGTCACGGCCGACGGGGTCGCGGTCGAGCGGCCGACCGCCGTGATGAGCTCCGCCGAGGCGGTCGCCGTCGGGTACGCCGCGGCGTTGGACGCCCACTGGTTCGGGGACGGCGATGTCGGCGGCGCGCACGTCGCGCGGCAGCTCATCGGCACCGTGCTCAAGGACAACCCCGAGGACGGCACGAAGCTGCAGCACTACTTCGACGTCGTCGTGCGACCGCGCGCGAAGAAGGACCGGCGCTGGAGGTCAGTCCTGGAGACCCGCGGAGAGCTCGACCGTTGA
- a CDS encoding F510_1955 family glycosylhydrolase → MNRAPRRVTATAAALGLSLAVAACSPADGPGTVPGPSSAGTSDAGTTQAGGALPGAHVHGVGIDPEDGLVHLATHEGLFRYDASGPTRVGPVIDLMGFTVAGPGHFYASGHPGAGTDLPDPVGLIESTDGGETWTALSRQGESDFHALTASGARVVAFDGAALQSTDDGKVWRDLVAPVAPFAMDVSPDGSTIVVTHQAGPVRSTDAGGTWDPVADAPLLQIVDWADDRTVVGVTPDGVVAVSADAGATWDEAARVEGAPHAVAAHRRAGGSLRVVVVTEDAVLDSVDLADGFAPLAGS, encoded by the coding sequence ATGAACCGCGCTCCACGGCGCGTCACCGCGACGGCGGCCGCACTCGGTCTGTCCCTCGCGGTCGCCGCGTGCTCGCCGGCCGACGGCCCAGGGACCGTGCCGGGCCCGTCGTCGGCCGGCACCTCGGACGCGGGGACCACCCAGGCGGGTGGGGCGTTGCCCGGTGCGCACGTCCACGGCGTCGGGATCGACCCGGAGGACGGGCTGGTCCACCTCGCCACCCATGAGGGGTTGTTCCGCTACGACGCGTCGGGGCCCACCCGCGTGGGACCCGTGATCGACCTGATGGGCTTCACCGTCGCCGGACCCGGTCACTTCTACGCGTCCGGCCATCCCGGGGCCGGCACCGATCTGCCCGACCCGGTCGGGCTGATCGAGTCCACGGACGGTGGCGAGACGTGGACGGCGCTCTCGCGCCAGGGCGAGTCGGACTTCCACGCCCTGACCGCGTCCGGCGCGCGGGTCGTCGCGTTCGACGGCGCCGCGCTGCAGAGCACCGACGACGGCAAGGTCTGGCGCGACCTGGTCGCACCCGTGGCGCCGTTCGCGATGGACGTGTCCCCCGACGGCAGCACGATCGTGGTGACCCATCAGGCGGGCCCGGTCCGGTCCACCGACGCGGGCGGGACCTGGGACCCGGTCGCCGACGCCCCGCTGCTGCAGATCGTCGACTGGGCGGACGACCGGACGGTCGTCGGCGTGACCCCGGACGGGGTGGTCGCCGTCAGCGCGGACGCCGGCGCGACGTGGGACGAGGCGGCGCGCGTCGAGGGCGCCCCGCACGCGGTGGCGGCTCATCGCCGGGCCGGCGGGTCCCTGCGCGTGGTCGTCGTGACCGAGGACGCCGTCCTCGACTCCGTGGACCTCGCGGACGGCTTCGCCCCGCTCGCCGGCTCCTGA
- a CDS encoding 4Fe-4S binding protein — protein MTTPTLTPPPPAGPTDPDVSPGPDLTPPPVGRNLMTIPWVARSLRSGWYPKIFQIPIAAVFGLVAYQLLAGPDSAHDNAGTALMWVLWWPVIPIVFVLLGRFWCAVCPFGALSDAVQKLVGVNRPVPGFLKRYGIWIIDASFLLITWADHVWGVVESPWGSGILLLLLTTAVIASGALFQRRTFCRYLCFLGGLAGNYARVGMVELRADSAVCTTCRSRAVCYNGNDKVAGCPLFTFPRTMEDSANCNLCANCVKSCPNDAIQIRLRKPTSELWFVTKPKIEQSMLAMAIMGIVLIQNVTMLEVWADVLAWIEATTGITSYPVIFTVAFVVAVSVPVALLAVASRVAAARNLEDTRLNFTRFGYALIPLDVAGHLAHNLFHLLAEGGSVYYTVANVFGAGVSGDPALLSTGTIQVLQFALLGLGIAGSIYTARRIAHRRHRTGERRRATLTPYVAIIALLGAINVWMFLLPMAHRM, from the coding sequence ATGACGACCCCGACGCTCACCCCGCCGCCGCCTGCCGGGCCGACCGACCCCGACGTCAGCCCCGGTCCCGACCTGACCCCGCCCCCGGTGGGCCGCAACCTCATGACGATCCCCTGGGTCGCGCGGTCGTTGCGCTCCGGCTGGTACCCGAAGATCTTCCAGATCCCGATCGCGGCGGTGTTCGGGCTCGTGGCCTACCAGCTGCTCGCCGGTCCGGACTCGGCCCACGACAACGCCGGGACCGCGTTGATGTGGGTGCTGTGGTGGCCGGTCATCCCGATCGTGTTCGTGCTGCTCGGTCGGTTCTGGTGCGCGGTGTGCCCCTTCGGGGCACTGTCCGATGCGGTGCAGAAGCTCGTCGGGGTGAACCGCCCGGTCCCGGGCTTCCTGAAGCGCTACGGCATCTGGATCATCGACGCCTCGTTCCTCCTCATCACCTGGGCCGACCACGTGTGGGGCGTCGTCGAGTCCCCGTGGGGCTCCGGCATCCTGCTCCTGCTGCTCACCACCGCGGTCATCGCCTCCGGCGCGCTGTTCCAGCGGCGCACGTTCTGCCGGTACCTGTGCTTCCTCGGCGGGCTGGCCGGCAACTACGCCCGCGTCGGGATGGTCGAGCTGCGCGCCGACAGCGCCGTCTGCACGACGTGCAGGTCCAGGGCCGTCTGCTACAACGGCAACGACAAGGTCGCCGGGTGCCCGCTGTTCACGTTCCCCCGGACCATGGAGGACAGCGCCAACTGCAACCTGTGCGCCAACTGCGTCAAGTCCTGCCCCAACGACGCGATCCAGATCCGCCTGCGCAAGCCCACCTCCGAGCTGTGGTTCGTCACCAAGCCGAAGATCGAGCAGTCGATGCTCGCCATGGCGATCATGGGCATCGTCCTGATCCAGAACGTCACCATGCTCGAGGTCTGGGCCGACGTCCTCGCCTGGATCGAGGCCACCACCGGCATCACCAGCTACCCGGTGATCTTCACCGTCGCGTTCGTCGTCGCCGTGTCGGTGCCAGTCGCCCTGCTGGCCGTCGCGTCGCGCGTCGCCGCCGCACGCAACCTCGAGGACACCCGGCTCAACTTCACGCGCTTCGGGTACGCGCTGATCCCGCTCGACGTCGCCGGGCACCTCGCGCACAACCTGTTCCACCTGCTCGCCGAAGGCGGATCGGTCTACTACACCGTGGCGAACGTCTTCGGCGCAGGCGTCAGCGGCGACCCGGCGCTCCTGAGCACCGGGACCATCCAGGTCCTGCAGTTCGCCCTGCTCGGCCTCGGCATCGCAGGCTCGATCTACACCGCGCGTCGCATCGCCCACCGCCGCCACCGCACCGGCGAGCGCCGCCGAGCGACGCTCACCCCGTACGTCGCGATCATCGCGCTGCTCGGGGCGATCAACGTGTGGATGTTCCTGCTGCCCATGGCGCACCGCATGTGA
- a CDS encoding DUF4132 domain-containing protein, which yields MGIFGRGRRRPDADGTAPGTWVRDLRSVVSALPDARGVADYVLTGGDPGPVTALTRPPGVPHEAWVPNPYRTDGPVDLAALRSLYAGFAGVDAAVLRRWAHVLDALRAPMPGWRSTVAPLAGEQWHDLVLMHVVAVTPGTEPLPVTFAALARVAAVDATTPRDLVTALLSPTEPARYFHRYDAVHVGRLPGLGDVLVEHHDLVAAALTTREVDTRVVLLEIVDSALTDDRLASVVDVLADLATISNARLRERAEPMLARAPGAAGALRTVAVEGSPGSRARALELLAQQPDQREWARGTALADRAASVQDLVVRWDAAATLADLTQDDVHPGPLAAIVWAVPPESAQACARRLVDDLTEVIAHQNHVRRSNPRYGGTPLQTLPTERTYHDLVALLVADSPPSPDPVVAAWHGTATDALQGMARDGLLDAASAVKLAAALDLITPGYGRGTCDTTFHLVHALTGGPDLRTLQAMLDQSGADGRALIWRSYCSRYGVRLGRTWDPAEVWPFVADNLDWIMADTSGDEWAVDDLAPFAAFATLPHLPARLVEHLLGLAVGTPKARRAPAQAALVGTPGIAARAAARLTDTRADVRIATAHWLARLADPTVLPALQAAWAKERQDVVRGALLDALVAVGERAETYLDPQATSRTAAKALAKGLPAALAWCAWEAVPQVRWASSGAVVPREVVQWLCATAVRSRSAEPDAVLRQYAALFDRDDRERLAHHLLTSWVHADTRTLTPAEAEDQARASATVHHGWMTASGSPYAGMTVEQLAAATLPDHLGQPAGSQAASKGVLAVVAACGGREVVAPAERYLRTWYGRRPAQGKALIAMLAWVDDPSATQLVLAMGSRFRTRSFQDEAITQAAALAERKGWTVDELADRTIPTGGFDDDGVLELPYGPRTFVARLLPDLTVDLRDPDGKPITTLPPPRRTDDEDQAKESRKALTAAKKDVKTIADLQQRRLYEALCTERSWSVGDWQRYLAAHPVVGPAIRRVVWVATDAGAADGTGPVVFRPLDDGTLTDVDDEPVTLAPTARVRVAHDSILTGDQVTAWTAHLADYQITPLFAQLGRGVHTVDEQDLTRDVLRDFEGHVLGAFALRRHALRLGYARGPAEDGAWFASYTKRFPTLGIVAHLDFSGNDLPEQDRAVALRALGFSRQRPGADLEPLTLGDVPTVLLSECWHDLRDLAAQGTGFDPDWATKTEF from the coding sequence GTGGGCATCTTCGGACGGGGTCGACGACGCCCGGACGCCGACGGGACGGCCCCGGGAACGTGGGTCCGGGACCTGCGGTCGGTCGTCTCAGCGCTCCCCGACGCGCGCGGCGTCGCGGACTACGTGCTGACCGGGGGTGACCCCGGGCCCGTGACGGCGCTGACGCGGCCGCCGGGCGTCCCGCACGAGGCGTGGGTCCCGAACCCGTACCGCACGGACGGCCCCGTCGACCTGGCCGCCCTGCGGTCCCTGTACGCGGGGTTCGCCGGCGTCGACGCCGCGGTCCTGCGCCGCTGGGCCCACGTCCTGGACGCGCTCCGGGCCCCGATGCCGGGCTGGCGGAGCACGGTGGCGCCGCTGGCCGGCGAGCAGTGGCACGACCTGGTGCTCATGCACGTGGTCGCGGTCACCCCCGGCACCGAGCCGCTGCCCGTGACCTTCGCCGCCCTGGCCCGCGTCGCCGCGGTGGACGCGACGACCCCTCGCGACCTCGTCACCGCGCTGCTGTCGCCCACCGAGCCGGCGCGCTACTTCCACCGGTACGACGCCGTGCACGTCGGCCGGCTGCCCGGGCTCGGCGATGTGCTCGTCGAGCACCACGACCTGGTCGCGGCCGCCCTGACCACGCGAGAGGTCGACACCCGGGTCGTGCTCCTCGAGATCGTCGACAGCGCGCTGACGGACGACCGGCTCGCATCCGTCGTCGACGTCCTGGCGGACCTGGCGACCATCTCGAACGCGCGACTCCGGGAACGCGCCGAGCCGATGCTCGCGCGCGCGCCCGGGGCGGCCGGCGCGCTCCGGACCGTCGCGGTGGAGGGCAGCCCCGGATCGCGCGCCCGCGCGCTCGAGCTGCTGGCCCAGCAGCCGGACCAGCGCGAGTGGGCCCGTGGCACCGCGCTGGCCGACCGTGCGGCGAGCGTGCAGGACCTGGTCGTGCGGTGGGACGCCGCGGCCACGCTCGCGGACCTCACGCAGGACGACGTGCACCCCGGCCCGCTGGCCGCGATCGTGTGGGCCGTCCCCCCGGAGTCGGCGCAGGCGTGCGCCCGGCGTCTGGTCGACGACCTCACGGAGGTGATCGCGCACCAGAACCACGTGCGACGCTCGAACCCCCGGTACGGCGGGACGCCGCTGCAGACGCTGCCGACGGAGCGCACGTACCACGACCTCGTCGCCCTGCTCGTCGCCGACTCACCACCGTCGCCCGATCCGGTCGTCGCGGCGTGGCACGGGACAGCGACGGACGCGCTTCAGGGGATGGCCCGGGACGGCCTGCTCGACGCCGCGAGCGCGGTCAAGCTCGCGGCCGCGCTCGACCTGATCACCCCCGGCTACGGGCGGGGCACGTGCGACACCACCTTCCACCTCGTGCACGCCCTGACCGGCGGACCGGACCTGCGCACGCTGCAGGCCATGCTCGACCAGTCGGGCGCCGACGGTCGCGCACTGATCTGGCGCTCCTACTGCAGCCGCTACGGGGTGCGACTGGGGCGCACGTGGGACCCGGCGGAGGTGTGGCCGTTCGTCGCGGACAACCTCGACTGGATCATGGCCGACACGTCCGGCGACGAGTGGGCCGTCGACGACCTCGCGCCGTTCGCCGCGTTCGCCACCCTGCCGCACCTGCCCGCGCGGCTCGTGGAGCACCTCCTCGGGCTCGCGGTCGGGACGCCCAAGGCGCGGCGCGCACCCGCGCAGGCGGCCTTGGTCGGCACCCCCGGCATCGCCGCGCGGGCGGCGGCCCGGCTGACGGACACCCGCGCCGACGTGCGGATCGCCACCGCGCACTGGCTGGCGCGCCTCGCGGACCCGACGGTGCTGCCCGCCCTGCAGGCGGCCTGGGCCAAGGAGCGGCAGGACGTGGTGCGCGGTGCCCTGCTCGACGCGCTGGTCGCGGTCGGTGAGCGCGCCGAGACGTACCTCGACCCGCAGGCCACGAGCCGGACCGCCGCCAAGGCTCTCGCCAAGGGTCTGCCCGCGGCCCTGGCGTGGTGCGCGTGGGAGGCCGTCCCGCAGGTGCGGTGGGCGTCGTCGGGCGCGGTCGTGCCGCGGGAGGTCGTGCAGTGGCTGTGCGCGACGGCGGTCCGGTCGAGGTCGGCCGAGCCGGACGCGGTGCTGCGGCAGTACGCCGCCCTCTTCGACCGCGACGACCGGGAGCGGCTCGCGCACCACCTGCTGACGTCGTGGGTGCACGCGGACACCAGGACGCTCACCCCGGCGGAGGCGGAGGACCAGGCGCGGGCGAGCGCGACCGTCCACCACGGGTGGATGACGGCGTCGGGCAGCCCGTACGCGGGCATGACGGTCGAGCAGCTCGCCGCCGCCACCCTGCCCGACCACCTGGGCCAACCGGCCGGGTCGCAGGCCGCGAGCAAGGGCGTCCTCGCCGTCGTCGCGGCGTGCGGCGGCCGGGAGGTCGTCGCCCCGGCCGAGCGGTACCTGCGGACCTGGTACGGCCGGCGTCCCGCCCAGGGCAAGGCCCTGATCGCGATGCTGGCCTGGGTCGACGACCCCTCGGCCACCCAGCTCGTGCTCGCGATGGGTTCACGGTTCCGCACCAGGAGCTTCCAGGACGAGGCGATCACCCAGGCCGCCGCCCTCGCCGAGCGCAAGGGCTGGACGGTCGACGAGCTCGCCGACCGGACCATCCCGACCGGCGGGTTCGACGACGACGGCGTGCTCGAGCTGCCCTACGGCCCGCGGACCTTCGTCGCCCGGCTCCTGCCCGACCTGACCGTCGACCTGCGCGACCCCGACGGCAAGCCGATCACGACCCTGCCGCCGCCGCGTCGGACGGACGACGAGGACCAGGCAAAGGAGTCGAGGAAGGCGCTCACGGCCGCGAAGAAGGACGTGAAGACGATCGCGGACCTCCAGCAGCGACGCCTGTACGAGGCGCTGTGCACGGAACGCTCCTGGTCGGTGGGGGACTGGCAGCGCTACCTGGCCGCCCACCCCGTGGTCGGGCCCGCGATCCGACGGGTGGTGTGGGTGGCCACCGACGCGGGAGCCGCGGACGGCACCGGGCCCGTCGTGTTCCGCCCGCTCGACGACGGCACGCTGACGGACGTCGACGACGAGCCGGTGACCCTGGCGCCCACGGCGCGGGTCCGTGTCGCGCACGACAGCATCCTGACCGGCGACCAGGTCACGGCGTGGACCGCGCACCTGGCGGACTACCAGATCACCCCGCTCTTCGCGCAGCTGGGCCGCGGGGTGCACACCGTGGACGAGCAGGACCTCACGCGGGACGTGCTGAGGGACTTCGAGGGCCACGTGCTCGGGGCGTTCGCGTTGCGACGGCACGCACTGCGCCTCGGGTACGCCCGCGGCCCGGCGGAGGACGGTGCGTGGTTCGCGTCCTACACCAAGCGGTTCCCGACGCTCGGGATCGTCGCGCACCTCGACTTCAGCGGGAACGACCTGCCGGAGCAGGACCGGGCGGTGGCGCTGCGGGCGCTGGGGTTCTCCCGCCAGCGTCCCGGCGCCGATCTCGAGCCCCTCACCCTCGGCGACGTGCCGACGGTCCTGCTCTCCGAGTGCTGGCACGACCTGCGCGACCTGGCCGCGCAGGGCACCGGGTTCGACCCGGACTGGGCGACGAAGACGGAGTTCTGA